The Rhodocytophaga rosea genome has a segment encoding these proteins:
- a CDS encoding ABC transporter ATP-binding protein translates to MISIRGISKSFGETKALQDVSLEIQKGELFGLIGPDGAGKTTLFKILVTILLPDAGQASIDGLDVVQTYKKLRHQIGYMPGRFSLYQDLTIYENLRFFASVFGTTIEANYDLIADIYSQLEPFKDRRAGKLSGGMKQKLALCCALIHKPEVLFLDEPTTGVDAVSRKEFWEMLGRLKKRGLTIVVSTPYMDEASLCDRIAFIQNGQILAINTPEGITGKFTKPLLAVRGKDTYRLILDLRKAPFTDTCYAFGEYLHLSLKTDTVSEAQVHTYLQEKQHSQVEIQSITPTIEDTFMSLMHAS, encoded by the coding sequence ATGATCAGCATCAGAGGTATTTCAAAATCATTTGGAGAAACTAAAGCCTTACAGGATGTTTCTTTAGAGATACAGAAAGGGGAATTGTTCGGGCTGATCGGTCCGGATGGAGCCGGTAAAACTACCCTATTTAAAATTCTGGTAACTATTTTATTGCCGGATGCCGGGCAAGCCAGTATTGACGGACTTGATGTGGTACAAACCTACAAAAAACTTCGCCATCAGATTGGATACATGCCCGGACGTTTTTCGCTCTACCAGGATTTAACTATATATGAAAATCTCAGGTTCTTTGCCTCGGTTTTTGGAACTACCATAGAAGCCAATTACGATCTGATTGCTGACATATATTCGCAACTCGAACCCTTTAAAGACAGGAGGGCCGGTAAACTTTCCGGAGGAATGAAACAAAAATTAGCCCTTTGCTGTGCTCTCATTCACAAACCAGAAGTATTATTTTTAGATGAACCTACTACCGGAGTAGATGCCGTGTCGAGAAAAGAATTCTGGGAAATGCTGGGAAGGTTAAAAAAACGGGGACTCACCATTGTAGTATCTACCCCTTACATGGATGAAGCCAGCTTATGCGACCGGATTGCTTTTATTCAGAATGGGCAAATCCTGGCGATCAATACCCCGGAAGGTATTACCGGTAAGTTCACCAAACCTTTGCTGGCCGTCCGTGGAAAAGATACGTACCGGCTGATACTGGACTTGCGTAAGGCTCCCTTTACTGATACCTGTTATGCGTTTGGCGAATATCTGCATCTTAGCCTGAAAACGGATACTGTGAGTGAAGCGCAGGTGCATACCTATTTACAGGAAAAACAGCACAGCCAGGTAGAAATACAATCTATTACACCTACTATTGAAGACACTTTTATGTCACTCATGCATGCTTCATGA
- a CDS encoding response regulator, with amino-acid sequence MDISPVIFVIDDSEIDCLIVNKLLHQKFPHIKLEAFHSADEALETIKNLEASHSILPSLILLDINMPVKNGWEFLDEYQALAPQSLKQIKVIIFTSSIHPADPITARQYKMVVDFIVKPIRKEDIEEKISRYC; translated from the coding sequence ATGGATATTTCCCCGGTAATTTTCGTAATTGACGACAGTGAAATTGATTGCCTGATTGTGAATAAACTGCTTCATCAAAAATTTCCACATATCAAACTGGAAGCATTCCATTCGGCAGACGAAGCACTGGAAACCATCAAAAATCTGGAAGCCAGCCATTCCATACTTCCGTCGCTGATTCTGCTGGATATCAACATGCCTGTCAAAAATGGATGGGAGTTTTTAGATGAGTATCAGGCATTAGCTCCCCAAAGCCTGAAGCAAATCAAAGTAATCATTTTTACCTCGTCCATCCATCCGGCAGATCCTATCACTGCCAGACAATATAAAATGGTGGTGGATTTTATTGTAAAACCCATCAGAAAAGAAGACATTGAAGAAAAAATTAGCCGATACTGTTAA
- a CDS encoding AAA family ATPase produces the protein MSIQAIKSKTARILDNLLLEGVADKLVGSLPLGWKQKLAFSVALLHEPPVVFLDEPTGGVDPITRRQFWDMIYQAASEGTTIFVTTHYMDEAEYCNRVSIMVDGRMQALDTPRGLKEQYGVTSMDGVFQILARGTSAK, from the coding sequence TTGAGTATACAAGCCATAAAATCTAAAACCGCCCGTATTCTGGATAACTTATTACTGGAAGGCGTAGCCGACAAACTGGTTGGCTCTTTACCCCTCGGCTGGAAACAAAAACTTGCCTTTTCTGTGGCCTTGCTGCACGAACCACCTGTGGTGTTTTTAGACGAACCCACCGGCGGTGTTGACCCTATTACCAGGCGGCAGTTCTGGGACATGATCTACCAGGCCGCCAGTGAAGGCACTACCATTTTTGTAACTACCCACTACATGGACGAAGCCGAGTATTGCAACCGGGTTTCGATTATGGTAGATGGCCGTATGCAGGCACTCGATACACCCAGAGGGTTAAAGGAGCAATATGGCGTTACCTCTATGGATGGAGTTTTCCAGATTCTGGCCAGGGGTACTTCTGCTAAATAG
- a CDS encoding ABC transporter permease: MKRFFAFVHKEFLHIFRDRRTLLILFGLPFVQVLLFGFALTNEIKYARIAILDNNKGIHSGQITSRLLSSGYFQLEENLISYPQIEQAFRKGTIKMVVVFPPDFDLEYERQQTSQIQLLADASEQNTAISLVNYASAIIRDYTNEQNPLTVRPMTIDIRSRMVFNPELKGAFVFVPGVMAMVLLLVSAMMTSVTIAREKEMGTMEVLAVSPLSQMQIIFGKVLPYLLLSFINGCLIIALGIFVLHIPLNGSLILLLAETLLFIFLALSIGIFISTLTNSQLVAMFASLVIMLMPTIFLSGFIFPIESMPKALQVISNIIPAKYFIAIVKGIMIKGIGIDSLLKETVILVGMSVVFIVISLKKLKTRSA; the protein is encoded by the coding sequence ATGAAACGCTTCTTCGCTTTTGTTCATAAAGAATTCCTGCATATTTTCCGTGACAGGCGTACCCTGCTGATTTTATTCGGATTGCCATTTGTGCAGGTTTTATTATTCGGGTTTGCCCTCACCAATGAAATCAAATATGCCAGAATAGCCATTTTAGACAACAATAAAGGCATTCATTCCGGACAGATCACCAGCCGCCTGCTTTCATCGGGTTATTTCCAGCTGGAAGAAAACCTGATCTCCTATCCGCAGATTGAGCAAGCTTTCCGGAAAGGAACGATCAAAATGGTGGTGGTATTTCCTCCGGATTTTGACCTGGAATATGAACGCCAGCAAACTTCCCAGATCCAGTTACTGGCAGATGCTTCTGAACAAAATACGGCTATCAGCCTGGTCAATTATGCTTCGGCCATCATCCGGGATTATACAAACGAACAAAACCCGCTTACAGTCCGGCCTATGACGATAGATATCCGGTCCAGAATGGTGTTTAATCCTGAACTCAAAGGAGCCTTTGTATTTGTACCTGGCGTGATGGCGATGGTATTGCTGCTTGTATCTGCGATGATGACCTCTGTAACCATTGCCAGGGAAAAAGAAATGGGCACTATGGAAGTATTAGCGGTATCGCCGCTGAGCCAGATGCAGATCATATTTGGAAAAGTGTTGCCTTACCTTTTGCTCTCCTTTATTAATGGCTGCCTGATCATTGCCCTGGGTATTTTTGTACTTCATATTCCATTGAACGGAAGTTTAATATTACTACTGGCAGAAACCCTGCTGTTCATCTTTCTGGCTTTATCCATCGGCATATTCATCTCCACCCTGACCAACTCCCAGCTGGTTGCCATGTTTGCCTCGCTGGTGATCATGCTGATGCCGACTATCTTTTTATCCGGCTTTATTTTTCCAATTGAAAGTATGCCCAAAGCCTTGCAGGTGATTTCCAACATCATTCCGGCCAAGTATTTTATTGCGATAGTGAAGGGAATCATGATTAAAGGTATTGGAATAGATTCCCTGCTCAAAGAAACAGTCATTTTGGTGGGAATGTCAGTGGTGTTTATTGTGATCAGTTTGAAAAAATTAAAAACAAGAAGTGCATGA
- a CDS encoding ABC transporter permease, producing MRRILFLIEKEFKQIFRNAVLLRMMLVAPIMQLILLSLAANFEVKDLKVTIVDSDHSTYSSRLISKFSHIDNFRLYSFVPSYKLAQLQLLQNKADLIIVIPPYFERDLYRENKAELQLMVNAIDGSKAGIASGYASSIIQDFNREIRSENYPTSIDQSTEAIQVVNQYWYNPQLNYKTFMVPGILFELLLLIGALIAALNIVREKEIGTMEQLNVTPIKKYQFILGKLTPFVIIGLVQFTVGLLVGLFLFNIPLEGSLLLMYGFALLFLLLSVGLGLFISNISQTMQQAMFAAFFCLVLFILLSGLFASTENMPQWAQYLNYLNPLKYIIEVGRNVMLKGSSFYEVRHQFFALLLLTASTLSLATWRYRKTA from the coding sequence ATGAGACGTATTTTATTTCTTATAGAAAAAGAATTCAAGCAGATTTTCCGCAATGCAGTGCTGCTCCGGATGATGCTGGTCGCTCCCATTATGCAGCTCATTCTGCTATCATTGGCAGCTAATTTTGAAGTAAAAGACCTGAAAGTAACCATCGTCGACAGCGATCATTCTACCTATTCTTCCCGTTTAATCAGCAAATTCAGCCATATTGATAACTTCCGATTGTATTCCTTTGTACCCTCTTACAAACTGGCACAGCTGCAACTCTTACAGAATAAAGCCGACCTGATCATCGTGATTCCTCCCTACTTTGAAAGAGATTTATACCGGGAAAACAAAGCTGAATTGCAGTTAATGGTGAATGCAATAGATGGTTCAAAAGCAGGAATTGCCAGTGGCTATGCCAGCAGTATTATCCAGGATTTTAACCGGGAAATCCGGAGCGAAAACTATCCAACCTCTATAGATCAAAGCACTGAAGCTATTCAGGTAGTGAACCAGTACTGGTATAATCCGCAGCTGAATTACAAAACTTTTATGGTGCCAGGTATATTATTCGAGTTACTGTTATTGATAGGCGCATTGATTGCTGCCCTGAATATTGTGCGTGAAAAAGAGATTGGAACCATGGAACAGCTCAACGTTACGCCCATAAAAAAATACCAGTTTATTCTTGGTAAGCTTACTCCTTTTGTGATCATCGGATTGGTGCAATTCACCGTGGGTTTACTGGTAGGTTTGTTTCTTTTCAACATTCCACTGGAAGGAAGCCTGTTACTCATGTATGGCTTTGCTTTGCTGTTTCTGCTGCTCAGTGTAGGGCTGGGTTTATTTATTTCCAATATTTCTCAAACCATGCAGCAAGCGATGTTTGCCGCTTTCTTTTGCCTGGTACTGTTCATCCTACTCAGCGGTTTGTTTGCTTCTACAGAAAACATGCCCCAATGGGCACAATACCTCAATTACCTCAATCCGCTGAAATACATAATTGAAGTAGGCCGGAATGTAATGCTGAAAGGAAGCAGCTTTTATGAGGTGCGTCATCAGTTTTTCGCCTTATTGCTGCTCACAGCCAGTACATTATCTCTGGCCACCTGGCGTTACCGCAAAACAGCCTAA
- a CDS encoding CehA/McbA family metallohydrolase domain-containing protein, producing the protein MRQLFFFLLLLLSHLLSAQESALQWYKGNTHTHSYWSDGDDFPEMIMDWYKSNGYHFISLSDHNVLATVERWKQIPAHPFRQQRLKQYIEKYGQEWVNTRTDSSGQTEVRLKTLPEYGPLFEEKGRFLIIPAEEITDGYQGKPVHMNAINVKELIQPQGGNSVAEVMQNNLNAVYAQRELTGQLMFPHINHPNFGWAIKLEDMLGLKGERFFEVYNGHPHVHNYGDSTTMGMEELWDRLQIQYLKDGKPLLYGLATDDAHNHLEYKVGLSNPGRGWIMVRANELTPEAIISAMEKGDFYATTGVELQEMSFDGKKLEVEVKPEPGIEYTIQFWGAGKKGGQPKVLKEVKGSKATYSLRKNDLYVRAKILSTKPKVNPFQDGDRETAWTQPVISQKSSGR; encoded by the coding sequence ATGCGCCAGTTATTTTTCTTCCTGCTGCTCCTATTAAGTCATCTGCTATCAGCCCAGGAATCTGCGTTACAGTGGTATAAAGGCAATACTCATACGCACTCGTACTGGAGCGATGGAGACGACTTTCCTGAGATGATCATGGATTGGTATAAATCAAACGGGTATCATTTTATCTCACTATCCGATCACAATGTACTGGCTACCGTTGAGCGATGGAAGCAAATCCCTGCACATCCGTTCCGGCAGCAAAGATTGAAACAGTATATAGAAAAATATGGGCAAGAATGGGTAAACACCAGAACTGATTCAAGCGGCCAGACAGAAGTAAGACTAAAAACACTTCCCGAATATGGGCCATTATTTGAGGAAAAAGGCAGGTTTTTGATCATCCCTGCGGAAGAAATAACCGATGGTTATCAGGGTAAGCCGGTACACATGAATGCCATTAATGTAAAAGAGTTGATTCAGCCGCAGGGAGGTAATTCTGTAGCTGAAGTCATGCAGAATAACCTCAACGCCGTATATGCCCAACGGGAACTTACCGGACAACTTATGTTTCCGCATATCAATCATCCTAATTTCGGATGGGCTATTAAACTGGAAGACATGCTGGGATTGAAAGGAGAGCGGTTTTTTGAAGTATATAATGGGCATCCTCATGTGCATAATTACGGCGACTCTACAACTATGGGTATGGAAGAACTCTGGGATCGCCTGCAGATTCAGTATTTGAAGGATGGAAAACCGCTGCTGTATGGCCTCGCCACCGATGATGCCCATAATCACCTGGAGTATAAAGTCGGCTTAAGTAATCCGGGCAGAGGCTGGATCATGGTGCGTGCCAACGAATTAACTCCTGAAGCTATTATCAGCGCAATGGAGAAAGGAGATTTTTATGCTACCACTGGCGTAGAACTTCAGGAAATGAGTTTTGATGGAAAGAAATTAGAGGTAGAAGTAAAACCGGAGCCAGGTATTGAGTATACCATTCAGTTCTGGGGAGCCGGAAAAAAAGGGGGTCAGCCGAAAGTATTAAAAGAAGTAAAAGGTAGCAAGGCTACTTATTCGCTCCGGAAAAATGATTTGTATGTACGGGCAAAAATTCTGTCTACCAAGCCCAAAGTGAATCCATTTCAGGATGGAGACAGGGAAACCGCCTGGACACAGCCAGTCATTTCACAGAAATCATCAGGCAGATAA
- a CDS encoding sensor histidine kinase — protein sequence MKIDTIPATHTVSSTYEEEKRLNALKSYFILDTPPEEELDALTRLAAYICNCPVSLITLIDADRQWIKSKQGMDVTETVLEISFCKFTIKSDQMLEVFDATTDERFSSNPMVTGDPHIQYYCGMPLITPEGYRLGSLCVINYKPSQLNSQQKQALQILAGEVMARMELKKQKKQLELEKKRLAESENRYRQLIENIEGFIFTHDLNGVILSVNQKMAATLGYTQENLVGKNLQTILSEEVKCSCDAYLQQFNQTKVASGMMQIVTAHKQEMFWLYRNFKYQDERKQTYIICSAQDITEKELARQMLQQSKEELENIVQLRTSELINTNEVLEKTRAELDLFVYRASHDLLGPLCSLKGLLTIARLQQNQISDNEPDYVTLMWQTVNKLHQVLNGLLTYSNNTHFSLEYKPIDMEAVIKEEFLACQRIEGFNRVRLTTHIEAAQPFYSDEERIRIIFKSLFSNSITFQSNTVGEPAIHVSVNSSSEKAVFVIRDNGVGISKNAIPQVFNLFSKSASHSKGPGLGLFIVKEVLKKLDGQIEVESQEGKGTRFMIEIPNQFP from the coding sequence ATGAAAATTGATACGATCCCAGCAACACACACAGTATCCTCCACTTATGAAGAAGAAAAAAGGCTGAATGCCCTGAAAAGCTATTTCATTCTGGATACTCCCCCTGAAGAAGAATTAGATGCGCTCACCCGTTTGGCGGCATATATATGCAACTGCCCTGTTTCGCTGATCACTTTAATAGATGCTGACCGGCAATGGATCAAATCTAAACAAGGTATGGATGTAACGGAAACCGTACTGGAAATATCCTTTTGTAAATTTACCATTAAGAGTGATCAGATGTTAGAAGTATTCGATGCAACAACAGATGAGCGCTTTTCCAGCAATCCGATGGTAACCGGCGATCCACATATTCAATATTATTGCGGAATGCCGCTGATCACACCGGAGGGGTACCGGCTAGGTTCTTTGTGCGTAATAAATTATAAACCCAGCCAGTTGAATTCCCAACAGAAACAAGCCCTACAGATACTGGCAGGCGAAGTGATGGCAAGGATGGAATTAAAGAAGCAGAAAAAACAGCTGGAATTAGAAAAAAAACGCCTGGCCGAAAGTGAAAACCGCTACCGGCAACTCATTGAAAATATCGAAGGTTTTATTTTTACCCATGATCTGAATGGCGTTATTCTTTCTGTCAATCAGAAAATGGCTGCCACCCTTGGATATACGCAGGAAAACCTGGTTGGCAAAAATCTGCAAACTATATTGTCTGAAGAGGTAAAATGCTCATGTGATGCCTATTTACAGCAGTTCAATCAAACAAAAGTAGCGAGTGGCATGATGCAAATAGTTACGGCTCATAAGCAGGAAATGTTCTGGTTATACCGGAATTTTAAATACCAGGATGAACGTAAACAAACGTATATTATTTGTTCGGCGCAGGATATTACTGAAAAGGAGCTCGCCCGGCAGATGCTGCAACAATCCAAAGAAGAACTGGAAAACATTGTTCAGCTCCGGACTTCAGAACTGATAAACACCAATGAAGTCCTGGAAAAAACCAGAGCAGAACTAGACCTGTTTGTCTATCGTGCTTCTCATGATCTGTTAGGCCCTCTGTGTTCATTGAAAGGATTACTTACCATTGCCCGACTTCAGCAAAACCAGATCTCTGACAATGAGCCGGATTATGTTACCCTCATGTGGCAAACAGTCAACAAGCTCCATCAGGTATTAAATGGACTTCTTACCTATTCAAACAATACTCATTTTAGTTTAGAATACAAGCCTATTGATATGGAAGCAGTGATCAAAGAAGAGTTTCTGGCTTGCCAGCGCATTGAAGGATTTAACCGGGTTCGCCTTACCACTCATATTGAAGCAGCTCAGCCTTTCTATTCAGATGAGGAAAGAATCCGGATCATTTTTAAGAGTTTGTTCTCCAACAGTATTACTTTTCAAAGTAATACTGTTGGAGAACCTGCCATTCATGTTTCTGTGAACAGCAGCAGCGAAAAAGCTGTTTTTGTTATCCGCGATAATGGCGTAGGAATATCGAAAAATGCTATTCCGCAGGTATTCAACCTATTTTCCAAGTCTGCTTCCCATTCCAAAGGTCCTGGATTAGGTTTGTTTATTGTGAAAGAAGTACTCAAAAAATTAGATGGCCAAATTGAGGTTGAATCACAGGAAGGAAAAGGCACTAGATTTATGATAGAGATACCCAATCAGTTTCCATAA
- a CDS encoding ATP-binding cassette domain-containing protein: MENVVIAEKLTKKFGEFIATNQISFAVKKGEIFGFLGANGAGKTTAMRMLCGLLTPSSGRASVAGFDVFTQAERIKERIGYMSQKFSLYEDLTIRENIRFYGAYMV; the protein is encoded by the coding sequence ATGGAAAACGTTGTAATTGCAGAAAAATTAACCAAAAAGTTCGGGGAATTTATTGCCACCAACCAGATCAGTTTTGCAGTAAAAAAAGGGGAAATATTCGGTTTCCTGGGAGCAAACGGTGCCGGTAAAACTACTGCCATGCGTATGCTATGCGGACTGTTAACACCCTCTTCCGGAAGAGCAAGCGTAGCAGGTTTTGATGTATTTACCCAAGCGGAACGTATCAAAGAGCGAATTGGCTACATGAGCCAGAAATTCTCCTTGTATGAAGACCTTACCATACGGGAAAATATCCGCTTTTATGGGGCATATATGGTTTGA
- a CDS encoding GNAT family N-acetyltransferase: protein MNFREATQQDIEQIALLHTRSWQENYQGILLDEYLNNEVKQDRLKVWKERLEHPKENQYILVAEENGFICGLACVFASHDPVWGSLLDNLHILSTYKGKGLGRKLLRSAAAWAYEQDATQPFYLWVYTRNVSARKFYQLMGGVHEETTEVENPGGGYGEVHRIVWRDIPALLSSQ, encoded by the coding sequence ATGAACTTTAGAGAAGCCACCCAACAAGATATCGAACAGATTGCTTTACTTCATACCAGAAGCTGGCAGGAAAATTACCAGGGAATATTGCTGGATGAATACCTAAACAATGAGGTAAAACAAGACAGATTAAAAGTCTGGAAAGAGCGTCTGGAGCACCCAAAGGAAAATCAATATATACTGGTAGCAGAAGAGAATGGCTTCATCTGCGGACTGGCTTGTGTATTTGCCAGCCATGATCCGGTTTGGGGCTCTTTGCTCGACAATCTGCATATATTATCTACATACAAAGGGAAGGGGCTGGGGAGAAAATTATTGCGGTCTGCGGCTGCCTGGGCGTATGAGCAAGATGCCACACAGCCATTTTATTTATGGGTGTATACCAGGAATGTAAGCGCCCGCAAATTTTACCAGCTGATGGGAGGGGTGCATGAAGAAACCACTGAAGTAGAAAACCCAGGGGGAGGCTATGGAGAAGTTCACCGTATTGTGTGGAGAGATATTCCTGCACTACTTAGTAGCCAATAA
- a CDS encoding DUF7133 domain-containing protein codes for MRRTFWIVILLAAFSLLVITCQVSKNTSPQESSNQVKEEMAFTTPRTVNQNPSPLPLTPEQSLQSFRLPAGYRLELVASEPMVTEPVALTWDGNGRMYVAQMETYMQTVDTTGEHVSTSRVMLLEDTNGDGKMDKSSVFIDKLMLPRMVLCVGNELLVNETDTYDIYAYKDSDGDGKADQKRCVYKVGKKSPGNLEHQRSGLDWNLDNYIYVTVDPVRFSYVDGQLQADTLVSGSNGQWGLTHDNYGRLFFSRAGGENAGSGFQINPVYGQLEFADAYVDSTFGPVWPIIKTPDIQGGLKRLRPDSTLNHFTAGNGQSIFRGDRLPHSLVGDYLINEPVARIIRRAKVVNKEGKTTLENAYQQEEFIASTDMNFRPVNTYTGPDGCLYIVDMNRGIIQEGTWTAPGSYLRPQIQRLGLDKNKQRGRIYRLVYEGIKPGPAPQMLKEPTTTLVSYLNHSNGWWRDNAQKEIIVRKDQSVVPFLKQMAMGEKGNLTQTPTALGRLHALWTLEGSGAIDKEILLKAMQDEDAQVRRAAVWISEPYLKKNDAQVIERLASLQQDESYDVRTQLLLSLQYSNSDKAKAITQDLLAINASSQMLTGVQKSIEKNADVKKFGRKLGNLDVASRKMILDGAITFKSLCATCHGGDGKGLPSQIAPPLVVNFRRMMENKEGMIKILLHGLTGPVEGKTYPDVMPPMGANEDAWIASVLSYVRYDLGLSDRGFPTSSSPEFLSRILVKPEEVKKAREQSAGRTQFWTWEELEKVKPQQ; via the coding sequence ATGAGAAGAACTTTTTGGATCGTAATCCTGCTGGCAGCATTTTCCTTGCTGGTTATTACTTGTCAGGTAAGCAAAAATACTTCCCCACAAGAATCATCCAATCAGGTAAAAGAGGAAATGGCCTTTACCACGCCCCGGACGGTTAACCAGAATCCCTCTCCCCTCCCTTTAACTCCCGAGCAAAGTTTACAGTCTTTCCGGCTTCCGGCTGGTTACCGCCTTGAACTGGTAGCCAGTGAGCCGATGGTAACTGAACCTGTGGCCCTTACCTGGGATGGAAATGGCAGAATGTATGTGGCACAAATGGAAACATACATGCAAACTGTAGATACCACTGGCGAACATGTTTCCACAAGCCGGGTGATGCTGCTAGAAGATACCAATGGTGATGGGAAGATGGACAAGAGTTCTGTGTTTATCGACAAACTCATGTTACCCCGCATGGTACTGTGTGTGGGTAATGAATTGCTGGTAAACGAAACAGATACCTACGACATTTATGCCTATAAAGACAGTGATGGAGATGGAAAGGCTGACCAGAAACGGTGTGTGTACAAGGTAGGGAAAAAATCGCCCGGAAATCTCGAACACCAGCGCAGTGGCCTGGACTGGAATCTGGACAACTATATTTATGTAACCGTTGACCCGGTCCGTTTCAGTTATGTAGATGGTCAACTACAAGCTGATACACTGGTAAGCGGCTCCAATGGGCAATGGGGATTGACCCACGATAATTATGGACGGTTGTTTTTTAGCCGGGCCGGAGGAGAAAATGCCGGTTCTGGTTTTCAGATCAATCCGGTATATGGGCAACTGGAATTTGCTGACGCGTATGTAGATTCTACGTTTGGACCCGTTTGGCCTATCATCAAAACACCTGATATTCAGGGCGGCCTGAAACGATTACGTCCTGACTCTACCCTTAATCATTTTACGGCTGGCAACGGGCAATCTATTTTCCGGGGCGACCGCCTGCCTCATTCATTAGTGGGAGATTACCTGATTAACGAACCAGTAGCCAGAATTATCCGCCGGGCGAAAGTAGTTAATAAAGAAGGAAAAACCACTCTAGAAAATGCCTATCAACAGGAAGAATTTATTGCTTCCACGGATATGAACTTCCGTCCGGTAAATACCTATACAGGTCCGGATGGCTGCCTGTATATTGTGGATATGAATAGGGGCATCATACAGGAAGGTACCTGGACCGCACCTGGTTCTTATTTGCGTCCTCAAATCCAACGTTTAGGACTTGATAAAAATAAACAACGGGGCAGGATTTACCGGCTGGTATACGAAGGAATCAAGCCTGGCCCTGCCCCACAAATGCTGAAAGAGCCTACCACTACACTGGTAAGCTATCTGAACCACTCCAATGGCTGGTGGCGTGATAATGCCCAGAAAGAAATTATTGTACGCAAAGATCAATCAGTTGTGCCATTTCTGAAACAGATGGCAATGGGCGAAAAAGGAAACTTAACTCAAACACCTACCGCCCTAGGTAGACTTCATGCACTGTGGACACTGGAAGGATCAGGAGCAATAGATAAAGAGATTTTACTCAAAGCCATGCAGGATGAAGATGCGCAGGTCAGAAGGGCAGCGGTTTGGATCAGTGAGCCGTACCTGAAGAAAAATGATGCGCAGGTCATTGAAAGACTGGCTTCCCTTCAGCAGGACGAAAGTTACGATGTACGCACCCAGTTACTGCTTTCCCTGCAATACAGTAATTCAGATAAAGCAAAAGCAATTACGCAGGATCTACTTGCAATTAATGCCTCCAGCCAGATGCTGACCGGTGTACAAAAGAGCATAGAAAAGAATGCAGATGTAAAAAAATTCGGACGTAAACTGGGTAACCTGGATGTAGCCAGCCGCAAAATGATACTCGATGGAGCGATTACTTTCAAATCCCTTTGTGCCACCTGCCATGGAGGTGATGGAAAAGGTTTACCCAGCCAGATTGCCCCGCCCCTGGTAGTCAATTTCCGGCGGATGATGGAAAACAAAGAGGGTATGATTAAAATATTGCTGCATGGATTGACCGGACCAGTAGAAGGAAAAACATATCCGGATGTAATGCCGCCTATGGGAGCAAATGAAGATGCCTGGATTGCTTCTGTGCTCAGTTATGTACGCTACGATCTGGGATTATCCGACAGAGGGTTCCCCACCTCCTCTTCACCAGAGTTTTTATCCAGGATTTTAGTAAAGCCCGAAGAAGTAAAAAAGGCCAGGGAACAATCCGCAGGCAGAACTCAATTCTGGACCTGGGAAGAACTGGAGAAAGTTAAGCCGCAACAATAG